From Bacillus sp. FSL K6-3431, the proteins below share one genomic window:
- a CDS encoding spore coat protein, with product MQNQKIQNPSMQVPKTPQMNERDFINDMLSTEKYLTDAYATALHEASHQHLYDDILTIFNETQQAQRDLFVEMFQKGWYKLEAEDQQKIQQSYQQHAGYANQFPYNASMQ from the coding sequence ATGCAAAACCAAAAAATTCAAAATCCTTCCATGCAAGTGCCTAAAACTCCTCAGATGAATGAGCGGGACTTTATTAATGATATGTTATCTACTGAAAAATATCTGACAGATGCTTACGCAACCGCTCTACATGAAGCTAGTCACCAGCATCTTTACGATGATATACTTACCATTTTCAATGAAACACAACAAGCACAGCGGGATCTATTCGTCGAAATGTTTCAAAAAGGCTGGTATAAATTAGAAGCTGAAGATCAACAAAAAATTCAACAATCATATCAACAACATGCCGGATATGCCAATCAATTTCCATACAATGCGTCCATGCAATAA
- a CDS encoding 3-hydroxyacyl-CoA dehydrogenase/enoyl-CoA hydratase family protein has product MTYSIKKAAVLGSGVMGSGIAAHLANIGIPTLLLDIVPKELTKEEMSKERTLEDKKVRNRLAENALLKLLKQKPSPLTKKENLALITPGNLEDDLQSLSEVDWIIEVVVENLDVKRKVFELVDQNRKVGSIISSNTSGISVEAMSEGRSEDFQTHFMCTHFFNPPRYLKLLELIPTKKTDKEVLQFMQIFSEDTLGKGVVIAKDTPNFIANRIGTYGLLVTVREMLKGGYSIGEVDSITGTLIGRPKSATFRTLDVVGLDTFIHVANNVYEQVSGEEKEVFAVPEFMKKMQEKGWLGSKSSQGFYLKKGKEIFELNPETMEYEERKKLKTPGLEIAKQAKGIANKMKALVHSDDRAGKLLWNITAPVLAISAELLGNIADDITSIDQAMKWGFGWKFGPFEIWDAIGVKKSVQKMEEDGIKVPVWVKTMLEQGNTTFYKEVDGVNLVYANGEYEEIVGNPKVIDLQLLKKQGKLLKKNTGASLIDIGDDVVLLEFHSPNNAIGFDIIQMINYAINETEKNYKGLVIGNQGKNFCVGANLAMILMAAQDDDIFEVDMVIRQFQQAMMKIKYSKKPVVAAPFAMTIGGGGEVCLPTARIQASMETYIGLVEAGVGLIPGGGGNKELYIKTLQGMPKGIEFDLQKVANKVFETIAMAKVSTSADEAFDNGFLNKNDGISVNGDHLLYDAKQAVLGLHHQGYKAPVRQKVPVTGESGYATLLLGAETLHLSGYISAHDLKIAKKLAYVIAGGKVPFGTEVDEQYLLDLEREAFLSLVAEPKSQQRMQHMLIKGKPLRN; this is encoded by the coding sequence TTGACTTACAGCATTAAAAAAGCCGCTGTCCTTGGATCAGGTGTTATGGGCTCTGGAATAGCAGCTCATCTGGCTAATATAGGTATTCCAACATTACTTTTAGATATCGTGCCAAAGGAGCTAACAAAGGAAGAAATGTCTAAAGAGCGAACACTTGAAGATAAGAAAGTGAGGAATAGGTTAGCAGAAAATGCATTGTTGAAATTATTAAAGCAAAAGCCATCCCCACTTACGAAAAAGGAGAATTTAGCACTCATTACCCCGGGGAATCTGGAGGATGATCTTCAAAGTTTATCAGAGGTAGACTGGATTATTGAGGTAGTTGTTGAAAATTTAGATGTAAAAAGAAAAGTATTTGAACTAGTTGATCAAAACCGGAAAGTTGGTAGTATAATCAGTTCTAATACTTCGGGTATTTCCGTGGAGGCAATGTCTGAAGGACGTTCCGAAGATTTTCAAACGCATTTTATGTGTACGCATTTCTTCAATCCACCTCGTTATTTAAAATTATTGGAATTAATTCCGACTAAAAAAACAGATAAAGAAGTACTTCAGTTTATGCAAATATTCAGTGAAGATACGCTTGGTAAAGGTGTTGTTATTGCGAAAGATACGCCTAATTTTATTGCAAATCGGATTGGAACATATGGCCTGCTTGTAACTGTTAGAGAAATGCTAAAAGGTGGCTATAGTATTGGAGAAGTTGATTCGATCACGGGCACACTGATTGGGCGTCCGAAAAGTGCCACATTTAGAACCTTAGATGTGGTTGGTTTAGATACATTTATTCATGTTGCTAACAATGTATATGAACAGGTGAGTGGGGAAGAGAAAGAAGTTTTTGCCGTACCAGAATTTATGAAGAAAATGCAAGAAAAAGGCTGGCTGGGTAGCAAATCAAGTCAAGGATTTTATTTGAAGAAAGGGAAAGAAATCTTTGAATTGAATCCAGAAACAATGGAATATGAAGAGCGTAAAAAACTGAAAACGCCTGGCTTGGAAATCGCTAAACAGGCAAAAGGAATAGCGAATAAAATGAAAGCGCTTGTACACTCGGATGATCGCGCGGGAAAATTACTTTGGAATATTACTGCTCCGGTCCTCGCTATTTCCGCAGAACTACTCGGAAATATTGCGGATGACATCACTTCGATTGATCAAGCGATGAAATGGGGCTTTGGCTGGAAGTTTGGGCCGTTCGAAATATGGGACGCGATTGGTGTTAAAAAATCTGTACAGAAGATGGAAGAAGACGGTATTAAGGTCCCAGTATGGGTAAAAACAATGCTCGAACAAGGAAATACGACCTTCTATAAAGAGGTGGATGGAGTTAATTTGGTTTATGCAAATGGAGAATACGAGGAAATTGTCGGAAATCCTAAAGTGATAGATTTGCAGCTTTTGAAAAAACAAGGAAAATTACTGAAAAAGAATACAGGTGCTAGTTTGATAGATATTGGTGATGATGTTGTTTTACTCGAATTCCATTCGCCTAATAATGCCATTGGCTTTGATATTATTCAGATGATCAATTATGCGATTAATGAAACCGAGAAAAATTATAAAGGACTCGTGATCGGTAACCAAGGGAAAAACTTCTGTGTCGGTGCCAATCTAGCAATGATATTAATGGCCGCTCAAGATGATGATATTTTTGAGGTGGATATGGTCATTCGCCAATTCCAGCAGGCAATGATGAAAATAAAATACAGCAAAAAACCAGTCGTTGCTGCGCCATTTGCCATGACAATAGGTGGTGGTGGAGAAGTGTGTCTACCGACGGCGCGCATTCAAGCATCAATGGAAACATATATTGGACTCGTTGAAGCTGGTGTCGGCCTCATTCCGGGTGGTGGTGGCAATAAAGAACTATATATTAAAACATTACAAGGAATGCCAAAAGGAATAGAGTTTGATTTGCAAAAAGTTGCCAATAAGGTATTCGAGACAATTGCGATGGCGAAAGTATCGACTTCCGCAGATGAAGCTTTCGACAATGGCTTTCTTAACAAAAATGATGGCATTAGCGTAAATGGAGATCATTTACTTTACGATGCTAAACAAGCGGTACTTGGATTGCACCATCAAGGTTATAAGGCACCTGTTCGACAAAAGGTGCCAGTTACTGGTGAATCTGGCTATGCTACCTTATTGCTCGGTGCAGAAACGTTGCATTTATCTGGATATATATCAGCACATGATCTGAAAATTGCTAAAAAGCTTGCATATGTTATTGCTGGTGGGAAAGTGCCATTTGGAACAGAAGTAGATGAACAGTATTTATTAGATCTTGAAAGAGAAGCGTTTTTAAGCCTTGTAGCTGAGCCGAAGTCACAACAACGTATGCAGCATATGCTCATAAAAGGAAAACCACTTAGAAATTAA
- the glcD gene encoding glycolate oxidase subunit GlcD — MLSPQISEKLISIVGKENFDDSQVGKLVYSYDASPQFQSMPDAVISPRSTEEISEVLRFCNQHKIPIVPRGSGTNLCAGTTPTEGGIVLLFKYMNKILEIDEDNLTVTVQPGLITLDLIHAVEEKGLFYPPDPSSMSISTIGGNLNENSGGLRGLKYGVTRDYVLALEAVLPNGDIIRTGGKLAKDVAGYDLTRLFVGSEGTLAIITEATLKLIPMPETKKTLLALYQDLDAAARSVSKIISNKIIPATLEFLDQPTLEAVEDFAKIGLPTNVKAVLLIEQDGPAEVVDRDMEMIAAICREQDAESVEIAKDQHTAELLSTARRSALSALARLKPTTILEDATVPRSEIAKMVEAIEKIAVKYDVKICTFGHAGDGNLHPTCPTDIRDLDEMSRVEQAFEEIFAAAIDLGGTITGEHGVGLVKAPYLEWKLGPEGITAMKAIKHAFDPNNIMNPGKIFAKESRKRVVVTR, encoded by the coding sequence ATGCTTTCACCACAGATTTCGGAAAAACTAATCTCCATTGTTGGCAAGGAAAATTTCGATGATTCCCAAGTTGGTAAATTAGTATATTCATATGATGCATCACCACAGTTTCAATCGATGCCTGATGCTGTCATATCTCCACGCTCCACAGAAGAAATTTCTGAGGTTTTACGCTTTTGTAATCAACATAAAATTCCTATCGTTCCACGCGGATCTGGAACAAACCTATGCGCGGGCACGACACCAACTGAAGGTGGAATCGTATTACTTTTTAAATATATGAACAAAATTCTTGAAATTGATGAGGATAATTTAACCGTCACTGTCCAGCCTGGGCTTATTACATTAGATCTGATTCATGCTGTAGAAGAGAAAGGTTTATTTTATCCACCTGATCCAAGCTCTATGAGCATCTCAACTATCGGCGGTAATTTAAATGAAAATTCCGGTGGGTTACGTGGACTAAAATACGGTGTCACCCGTGATTACGTCTTAGCGCTTGAAGCAGTCCTGCCTAATGGGGATATTATTCGAACGGGTGGAAAATTAGCAAAAGATGTGGCCGGATATGATTTAACTCGTTTATTTGTCGGCTCTGAAGGTACGCTTGCCATTATTACAGAAGCAACATTAAAGCTTATACCCATGCCTGAAACCAAAAAAACATTACTAGCGCTTTATCAAGATCTTGACGCTGCAGCACGTTCTGTTTCAAAAATAATTTCGAATAAAATTATCCCTGCTACGCTAGAATTTTTGGATCAGCCGACACTTGAAGCAGTCGAGGATTTCGCGAAAATTGGACTGCCGACAAATGTGAAAGCAGTTCTTTTAATTGAACAAGACGGCCCAGCTGAAGTTGTTGATCGCGATATGGAAATGATTGCTGCCATTTGTCGAGAACAAGATGCTGAATCCGTTGAAATTGCGAAAGATCAGCATACAGCCGAGTTGTTAAGTACTGCAAGGCGTTCTGCATTGTCAGCACTCGCAAGACTTAAACCTACGACAATCCTAGAAGATGCTACTGTACCTAGATCTGAAATAGCCAAGATGGTTGAGGCTATCGAGAAAATCGCGGTGAAATATGATGTAAAAATTTGTACATTCGGACACGCTGGCGATGGAAATTTACATCCGACTTGTCCTACTGATATACGAGATCTTGATGAGATGTCGCGCGTTGAACAAGCATTTGAAGAAATTTTCGCCGCCGCGATTGATCTAGGTGGTACAATCACAGGCGAGCATGGTGTTGGGCTCGTAAAAGCACCTTATCTTGAATGGAAACTTGGTCCAGAAGGTATCACTGCAATGAAGGCGATTAAACATGCCTTCGATCCAAATAACATCATGAATCCTGGTAAAATATTTGCGAAAGAAAGCCGAAAAAGAGTGGTGGTAACACGATGA
- a CDS encoding MFS transporter, with translation MKKSFISMILSLLTIGIAGWCLGSLYNTQVQFSHVLKNPEPPWEISFYIMPFIFFILFVIILLLIYIRRKKYKQKSSFLLFPFEFSEEDEREKQVSGEACRRAFISTWVAAPIAAALLAFYPLFQEKFIHFPLLLILLIPTVQIITYYLHIRKVH, from the coding sequence TTGAAAAAATCTTTTATATCCATGATTTTAAGTCTTTTGACTATTGGCATCGCTGGATGGTGTCTAGGCTCCCTTTATAATACGCAAGTTCAATTTTCCCATGTACTGAAGAACCCGGAGCCACCTTGGGAAATATCATTTTATATAATGCCTTTCATCTTTTTTATCTTATTTGTGATCATTCTATTACTCATTTATATTCGGCGAAAAAAATACAAGCAAAAAAGTTCATTCTTGCTTTTTCCTTTCGAATTTTCTGAGGAAGATGAGCGTGAAAAGCAAGTATCAGGTGAGGCATGTAGAAGAGCATTCATTTCAACATGGGTTGCTGCTCCAATTGCAGCCGCATTGCTTGCATTCTATCCACTTTTCCAGGAAAAGTTTATTCACTTTCCACTTCTATTAATATTACTTATTCCTACAGTGCAAATTATCACCTATTATTTGCATATTCGAAAAGTCCATTAA
- a CDS encoding proline dehydrogenase — protein sequence MEKAMRNFFLFLSKNKTFSKVAKKYGLRFGASRFVAGESLGQAIDRIKDLNKQGLAVTIDYLGEFVDNEKEASVMKDNAIMAIQTIANKGLDSQLSLKLTSMGMDLSNAIVMRNMREIMDVAKMNHVFITIDMEDFSRCQKTLDIFKMLKMEYENIGTVIQAYLYRTQKDLLDLEAFSPNLRLVKGAYKESPKVAFPEKVDVDDNFKELIKTHLLNGHYTAIATHDETIIDFVKLFVQENGIPKARFEFQMLYGIRSQRQIDLVKQGYTMRVYMPYGTDWYGYFMRRLAERPANVIFVLKSIFTEK from the coding sequence ATGGAAAAAGCAATGCGCAATTTCTTTTTATTTTTATCGAAAAATAAAACATTTTCAAAAGTGGCTAAAAAATACGGACTCAGGTTCGGTGCTTCAAGATTTGTTGCAGGGGAATCTCTTGGGCAAGCAATAGATAGGATTAAAGATTTAAATAAACAGGGACTTGCTGTTACGATCGACTATTTAGGTGAATTTGTAGACAATGAAAAAGAAGCGAGCGTAATGAAAGATAACGCAATAATGGCTATTCAAACGATCGCTAATAAAGGTCTTGATTCCCAATTATCATTGAAGCTTACATCAATGGGCATGGATCTTTCTAATGCGATTGTTATGAGAAATATGCGCGAGATTATGGATGTGGCGAAAATGAATCATGTATTTATTACGATTGATATGGAGGATTTTTCTCGATGTCAAAAAACATTAGATATATTCAAAATGTTAAAAATGGAATATGAAAATATTGGGACTGTTATCCAAGCCTATTTATATCGAACGCAAAAAGATCTGCTTGATTTAGAGGCATTTTCACCAAATCTTCGTTTAGTTAAAGGTGCGTATAAAGAATCACCAAAAGTAGCTTTCCCAGAAAAGGTGGATGTGGATGATAATTTTAAAGAGCTGATTAAAACGCATCTATTAAACGGACATTATACAGCGATTGCCACACATGATGAAACAATCATTGATTTCGTAAAACTATTTGTGCAGGAAAATGGTATTCCAAAGGCGAGATTTGAATTTCAAATGTTGTATGGAATACGATCTCAAAGGCAGATTGACCTTGTGAAACAAGGTTATACAATGCGCGTATATATGCCTTATGGTACAGATTGGTATGGATATTTTATGCGCAGACTTGCGGAACGGCCGGCTAACGTCATATTCGTGTTAAAGAGCATTTTTACTGAAAAATAA
- a CDS encoding (Fe-S)-binding protein, translating to MATDEQQKIQQQFAEQMDMDELLNCMRCGFCLPACPTYIETNFNEKHSPRGRIALMKAVADGMIDFDDDVEESLDLCLGCRACEPACPAGVNYGMLLEDARDIISQNKKHSMPVKTVRNTVFEGLFPHQNRMVNLTGLLGFYQRSGLQKTVRKIGFMKLFPENLAQMERVLPEVPKKKDMKNRPVFLQAQSTRTTTVAFFSGCLMDTMFMKTNDATMKLLQMAGCDIVIPKNQGCCGALHGHSGEKAKATELAKNNITAFEETNANYIVTNAGGCGGFLIGYDHLLADDPEWSERAKVFTGKLKDISQILVDLDFHRKHALRLPGAIFTYQDSCHLRNVMHTASAPRTLLDAITDARFREMTDAERCCGSAGIYNIVEPEMSMQILDHKMIHVQSVQPGIIVTANPGCLLQMKLGIERAGMQGKVKAVHIADILLEAALN from the coding sequence ATTGCAACAGATGAGCAGCAAAAAATTCAGCAACAGTTTGCAGAACAAATGGATATGGACGAACTCCTTAATTGTATGCGCTGCGGATTTTGTCTCCCGGCTTGTCCAACATATATCGAAACGAATTTTAATGAAAAACATTCCCCTCGTGGACGGATTGCTCTGATGAAGGCAGTTGCAGACGGCATGATTGATTTCGATGATGACGTTGAAGAATCTCTGGACCTTTGTCTTGGGTGCCGTGCATGTGAACCTGCATGTCCTGCCGGAGTAAACTATGGAATGCTGTTAGAAGATGCACGGGATATTATTTCACAAAATAAAAAACACAGTATGCCTGTTAAAACAGTACGAAACACCGTATTCGAAGGTCTATTTCCTCATCAAAATCGGATGGTTAACCTAACTGGATTACTTGGCTTTTACCAGCGTTCTGGTTTGCAAAAAACAGTGCGCAAAATTGGATTCATGAAGCTGTTCCCAGAAAACCTTGCACAAATGGAACGCGTATTACCAGAAGTTCCGAAAAAGAAAGACATGAAAAATCGTCCAGTATTTTTACAAGCCCAATCAACTAGAACAACGACTGTCGCCTTCTTTTCCGGCTGTCTCATGGATACAATGTTCATGAAAACAAATGATGCGACAATGAAATTGCTACAAATGGCGGGATGCGATATCGTTATTCCTAAAAACCAAGGCTGCTGCGGCGCATTACATGGGCATAGCGGTGAAAAAGCGAAAGCAACCGAGCTTGCAAAGAACAATATTACAGCATTTGAAGAAACAAATGCCAATTATATCGTGACAAATGCCGGTGGCTGCGGTGGTTTTCTTATTGGCTATGATCATTTATTAGCTGACGATCCTGAGTGGAGCGAACGAGCGAAAGTATTTACTGGAAAGTTAAAAGACATATCTCAAATTCTTGTTGATCTTGATTTTCATCGAAAGCATGCTCTTCGTTTGCCGGGCGCTATTTTCACCTATCAGGATTCATGCCATCTGCGTAATGTCATGCATACGGCGTCTGCTCCTAGGACACTGCTCGATGCCATTACCGATGCTAGATTCCGCGAAATGACCGATGCGGAGCGCTGCTGTGGGTCAGCTGGCATCTACAATATTGTTGAACCAGAAATGTCTATGCAAATTCTTGATCATAAAATGATACATGTCCAGTCCGTTCAACCTGGAATTATTGTGACAGCTAACCCAGGATGCCTCTTGCAAATGAAGCTTGGTATCGAACGTGCTGGAATGCAAGGTAAAGTGAAAGCAGTTCATATTGCAGATATATTATTGGAAGCAGCATTAAATTAG
- a CDS encoding helix-turn-helix transcriptional regulator produces the protein MQNRVKELRARFNYSQTDLAELVGVTRQTIAAIEKGDYVPSLLLGLAICKSFNLPMENVFWLEEKEEVN, from the coding sequence ATTCAGAATCGTGTCAAGGAATTGCGTGCTCGGTTTAATTATTCACAAACAGACTTAGCGGAATTAGTTGGAGTCACACGACAGACAATTGCTGCGATTGAGAAAGGTGATTATGTTCCTTCACTATTACTTGGTCTTGCGATCTGCAAATCTTTCAATCTGCCCATGGAAAATGTATTTTGGCTTGAAGAAAAGGAGGAAGTAAATTGA